A window of the Gemmatimonadota bacterium genome harbors these coding sequences:
- a CDS encoding RsmB/NOP family class I SAM-dependent RNA methyltransferase: MPFTRYRDVVPDWAGFQEAIGTPEPVTLRVRTGLVSPDRLIPRLEGQGFQLSEVTGASGFWRVDRGPGSVAQTLEHWLGLFHVQQAVMGLPTLALAPLAGERVLDLCAAPGGKTAHIAELMGDRGPLVAVDRKEKRLRGLLGNLYRLGHPNVLVIAADGRQLPGGAMFDRILVDAPCSAEGTSRRQGGRIPRRDAGFVAYVTSVQEALLRRAVDLLRPGGVLVYSTCTFAPEENEAVVSRVLSDTPLEVEPIPLQAPHSPGLADWEGTSFDPSLARAWRVYPHQMNSGGLFMVRLRKPTGANEPDAGWSPVPEAFPGEDTAAAHLRITTAQIELEEWFDMPHDLLASLDWMVRGKNVWAHTAERWPVAAWGRDPAATRWRVVSLGIRALKQRREGMETPSNHFLARWGKELGGDRQVELTRDQLRTLLLDLHIPSAELPVGPVALLWEGMVLGRGMVGVGGLRHEIPGASAARLSTLLGVRTEGDEGGDGPLVGGDLDSKVRTPISPHGSGHVGADPATGGTE, from the coding sequence TTGCCATTCACCCGTTACCGGGACGTCGTCCCGGACTGGGCGGGGTTTCAGGAGGCCATCGGGACGCCCGAGCCCGTCACGCTGAGGGTGCGGACGGGACTCGTGTCGCCCGATCGTCTCATTCCCCGGCTGGAGGGCCAGGGATTCCAGCTCTCGGAGGTCACGGGCGCGAGTGGGTTCTGGCGGGTGGACCGGGGCCCCGGATCGGTTGCCCAGACGCTCGAGCACTGGCTCGGGCTCTTTCACGTGCAGCAGGCGGTCATGGGTCTCCCCACCCTCGCCCTGGCGCCCCTTGCCGGAGAGCGCGTCCTCGACCTGTGCGCCGCGCCGGGGGGGAAAACCGCACACATCGCGGAGCTGATGGGGGACCGCGGCCCCCTCGTCGCCGTGGACCGGAAGGAGAAGAGGCTCCGGGGGCTTCTCGGGAACCTGTACCGACTGGGGCATCCCAACGTCCTGGTCATTGCGGCGGACGGCCGGCAGCTTCCGGGTGGGGCGATGTTCGACCGGATCCTGGTGGATGCCCCCTGTTCCGCCGAGGGGACGAGCCGGCGGCAGGGAGGACGAATCCCGCGGCGGGACGCTGGCTTCGTCGCGTACGTGACCTCGGTCCAGGAGGCCCTCCTCCGGCGAGCCGTGGATCTCCTCCGCCCCGGCGGCGTCCTGGTTTATTCCACCTGCACCTTCGCTCCGGAGGAAAACGAGGCGGTCGTGAGCCGGGTCCTCTCGGACACGCCCCTCGAGGTCGAGCCCATCCCCCTGCAAGCACCCCATTCGCCCGGACTCGCAGACTGGGAGGGAACGAGCTTCGATCCGTCCCTCGCGAGGGCGTGGCGCGTTTACCCACACCAGATGAACTCGGGAGGCCTCTTCATGGTTCGCCTCCGCAAGCCCACGGGTGCGAACGAGCCAGACGCCGGGTGGTCACCGGTTCCAGAGGCCTTTCCCGGGGAGGACACGGCCGCCGCTCATCTCAGGATCACAACAGCACAAATCGAATTAGAAGAGTGGTTCGATATGCCGCACGACCTCCTCGCGTCGCTCGACTGGATGGTGCGGGGCAAGAATGTTTGGGCGCACACGGCCGAGCGCTGGCCCGTCGCCGCCTGGGGCCGTGACCCCGCCGCGACGCGCTGGCGGGTCGTCTCCCTCGGGATTCGCGCCCTCAAGCAACGCCGCGAAGGGATGGAGACACCCTCGAACCACTTCCTCGCGCGTTGGGGGAAGGAGCTGGGTGGAGACCGCCAGGTCGAACTGACCCGGGACCAGCTTCGGACCTTGTTGTTGGACCTGCATATTCCCTCGGCGGAACTCCCGGTCGGTCCGGTCGCGCTTCTGTGGGAGGGAATGGTCCTGGGAAGAGGGATGGTCGGTGTCGGGGGACTACGGCACGAGATCCCCGGCGCGTCCGCGGCAAGGCTTTCGACCCTTCTCGGGGTCCGGACGGAAGGCGACGAGGGGGGAGACGGCCCTCTCGTCGGAGGCGACTTGGACTCGAAGGTCCGGACCCCAATCAGCCCCCATGGTTCGGGTCACGTAGGGGCAGACCCTGCGACCGGCGGGACAGAATAG